ATGAACACATCGGAACAGGATCGCTGGTCGCGCGTGAAGAACCGGCTGCGCACGAACGTTGGCGAAGACGTCTATACGAGCTGGTTTGCGCGCATGGATTTGGAAGGCGTGCAGGAGGAGAGCGTGCGGCTGTCGGTTCCGACCCGCTTCCTGAAGAGCTGGATCCAGGCTCATTATGCCGAGCGCGTGCTGTCGTGCTGGCAGGCCGAGATGCCCGAAGTGCATCGCATCGATCTCACCGTCCGCTCCGCGGTACGCCCGGTCGTGGCGCCGAAGGAAGCGCCCGCGCCGGTCGAAACGCGCCGCGCGCCTGCGCCGGAACTGCGCTCGACTGCGACCGCGCCGGTCTCGGCCAATCATGATGCGCTCGGCGGCTCGCCGCTCGATCCGCGCCTGACCTTTGCGAGCTTCGTCGTCGGCCGCTCCAACACGCTGGCGCATGCCGCCGCGCGTCAGGTCGCCGAAGGTCGCCGTGGCGACCCCGTGATGTTCAACCCGCTCTACATCCATGCCGGCGTCGGCCTCGGCAAGACGCATCTGTTGCAGGCCGTGACCTGGGCCGGCAATTCCGGCAACGAGCGCAAGGTGCTGTATCTCACCGCGGAAAAATTCATGTACGGCTTCGTCGCTGCGCTGAAGACGCAGACGGCGCTGGCCTTCAAGGAAGCGCTGCGCGGCATCGACGTGCTCGTCATCGACGACCTCCAGTTCCTGCAGGGCAAGTCGACGCAGGCCGAGTTCTGTCACACGCTGAACGCGCTGATCGATGCCGGCCGCCAGGTCGTGATCGCGGCGGATCGTCCGCCGTCCGACCTCGAAAGCCTGGATGATCGCGTCCGCTCGCGGCTTGCCGGTGGTCTCGTGGTCGAGATGGGCTCGCTCGGCGAGGAGCTGCGCCACGGCATCCTCAAGTCGCGCGTCGCCGCGGCCCGCGCCCATCATGCGACCTTCGACGTGCCCGAAGAGGTGCTGCATTATCTGGCGCGCACCATCACCCATAACGGCCGCGATCTCGAAGGCGCGATCAACCGCCTCCTGGCTCACTCCAAGCTCAACAACCAGCCGGTGACGCTGGAGATGGCCGAGCGCGAGGTGCGCGACCTGGTCCGGCCGCAGGAGCCGAAGCGGATCAAGATCGAGGACATCCAGCGCGTGGTGGCGCGGCAGTATAATGTCAGCCGATCCGACCTCCTCTCCTCGCGCCGCACCGCCAACGTGGTGCGCCCGCGCCAGGTGGCGATGTATCTCGCCAAGACGCTGACCCTGCGCTCGCTGCCCGAGATCGGCCGCCGCTTCGGCGGGCGCGACCACACCACGGTGCTGCACGCCGTGCGCAAGATCGAGGCCCTGGTCTCCAAGGACACCGCGCTGTCGGAGGAAGTGGAGTCGCTGAAGCGCCAGCTTCAGGAATAAACGCCTAGGCCTCCTGCCATTCTCCCGCCGCCCCGGCCATGCCTGGGCGGCGGTTTTCGTTTGGGGCGGTAAATCGTGGGAATCGTGCGGAACTGGCTCCCCAATCCCTTGAATCCGGGGGCCATCCGCGCCACCTTGCGCGACCCTGACGGCTTTGGTCATATCGGCTGGATGATCCGGCTTTCCGGGGTCTTCGGTGCCGTGGCGCGCGTCCTGCCGCCCGGCTTTCCAACGTTGGTGTTTTCCTTGGGGATCGGGCGAGTAGTGCAATGAAGGTTACGGTCGAACGCGCGCAACTCCTGAAATCGCTGGGCCATGTCCACCGCGTGGTCGAACGCCGCAACACGATCCCGATCCTCGGCAACGTGCTGGTCCGGGCCGAGAATGCGAAATTGTCGCTGAAGGCGACCGACCTCGACCTCGAGGTGACGGAAACGCTGGCAGCGGAAACCGCGACCGCCGGGTCCACCACGGTGCCGGCGCACATGTTCTACGACATCGTGCGCAAGCTGCCCGACGGGTCCCAGATCGTGCTGGAGGCCGACGGCGACCGCGCCGTGCTGGCGATCCGCGCCGGCCGCTCGCGGTTCACGCTGCAAACCCTGCCGGAGAATGATTTCCCGGATCTGGCCGCCGGCGACATGTCGCATTCGTTCTCGCTGGCCGCCAAGGACGTCAAGCGGCTGATCGACCGCACCCAGTTCGCGATCTCGACCGAAGAGACGCGCTACTACCTCAACGGCATCTACCTGCACGCCGCAGGCACCGCGAAGGCTGCGACCTTGCGCGGCGTCGCCACCGACGGCCACCGCCTCGCCCAACTCGACCTGGTGCAGCCCAAGGGCGCCGAGGGCATGCCCGGTGTGATCGTGCCGCGCAAGACGGTCGGCGAGGTACAGCGCCTGATCGAGGACACCGAGGCCGAGATGACGATCGAGCTGTCGCAGGCCAAGATCCGTTTCACCATCGGCAACGTCGTGCTGACCTCGAAGCTGATCGACGGCACCTTCCCCGACTATGGCCGCGTGATCCCGCAGGGCAACGACAAGGAGCTCGTCGTCGACAAGAAGGATTTCGAGAACGCGGTCGACCGCGTCTCGACGATTTCCAGCGAGCGCGGCCGCGCGGTCAAGCTGTCGCTGTCTGCGGGCAAGCTGGTGCTGTCGGTGACCAATCCTGACTCGGGCAGCGCGACCGAAGAGCTCGAGGTCGAATACGCCTCCGACGCCCTCGATATCGGCTTCAATTCCCGCTATCTGCTCGACATCGCCGCCCAGATCGAAGGCGACGTCGCAACGCTGAAGCTCGCCGATCCCGGCTCGCCGACCCTGGTGCAAGACAAGGACGACAAGAGCGCGCTGTACGTGCTGATGCCGATGCGGGTGTGAGGATATTTCCTCTCTCGTCATGGCCGGGCTCGACCCGGCCATCCATCAAACAAGATGACCTATTGGGTGTACATCCTCGCCAGCAAGCCCGGTGGAACACTGACGCGGGCGATGGATTGCCGGGTCAAGCCCGGCAATGACGAGCTAAGATGACCCCCTCCCGCATTCATCGCCTGACGCTGACGCATTTTCGCAATTATCGGGCGGCGGGGCTCGAGACGGCGGCTGACATGGTGGCGCTGGTCGGGCCGAACGGGGCGGGCAAGACCAATTGCATCGAGGCGATCTCGTTCCTGTCGCCCGGGCGGGGCCTGCGGCGCGCCACGCTGGAGGATGTCGCCGACAACCAGGGCGACGGCTCCTGGGCGGTGTCGGCGCAGGTCGAGGGCGCCCTAGGCCTGGCGACGCTCGGCACCGGCATCGAGCCGCCGCGCGCCGATGCCACCGTGAGCCGGCGCTGCCGCATCGACCGCGAGCCGGTGGGTTCAGCGGCAGCCTTCGGCGACCATATCCGCATGGTGTGGCTGACGCCGGCGATGGACGGGCTGTTCATGGGCGCAGCGTCCGAGCGGCGGCGCTTCTTCGACCGCCTGGTGCTCGCCATCGACAACGAGCATTCCAGCCGCATCAACGCGCTGGAACGCTCGCTGCGCTCGCGCAACCGCCTGCTCGAGACGCGCAATTACGACGACCATTGGTGTGACGCGATCGAGCGCGAGACCGCCGAGCTTGCGGTCGCGGTTGCCGCCACGCGCGGCCAGACCGCGGCGCGGCTCACCGGCATGTTGAATGCGCGCGCGCAGGCCTCCGCATTTCCGTCGGCGCAGATCGCGCTCGACGGCTGGATGGAGAACGCGCTGCTCGAGGAGACCGCGACGTCGGTCGAAGACCGCTACCGCCAGATCCTGCGCGACAACCGGCCGCGCGATGCCATCGCCGGTCGCACCACCGACGGCCCGCACCTGACCGATCTCCAGGTGGTCTATGCGCCCAAGAGCATGCCGGCGCGCGATGCCTCCACCGGCGAGCAGAAGGCCCTGCTGATCGGCCTCGTGCTGGCGCATGCGAGCCTAGTCGCCGAGATGACCGGCATCGTGCCGCTGCTGCTGCTCGACGAGGTCGTCGCCCATCTCGATCCTGGCAGGCGCGCGGCGCTGTTCGACGAGCTGCGCAAGCTCGGCGCGCAGGTGTGGCTGACCGGCGCCGATCCCGCCGCCTTCGCCGAGATCGGCGCGGGCGGCGAGGTCTTTGACGTCGAGAGCGGACGAGTCTCGGCCCGGCGATAGGCCCTGGTATTGAACCCGGCCGTTTTCCGCGGCGACTAGCTCTGTGAGGCCGCGCCGACGGTGTCGCAGCCGCTGCAAATCGCGCGATGACATCAAGCGCGATATCCTTGATATCCTTGGAGAGCAAGATGCGGACGGTAAGGCTCGGGACGAAAATCCCGGCACGATGGCGGGCGTTCGTGTGCGGCCTCGCTTTCCTCGCAAGCTGCGTGCTGGCGGCCAGCGCCAGCGCGTGGGTGCCGCATCTGCCGCAGCTGTTCTCCACTGCGCTCACGCCGGACCCCGATGCCGTTCTGCCGGCGCCGACCCGCTACAGCTATCGCGAGATCCTCACCACCACGATGCTCGACGTCGACGCCCCGCTGCGCACCAGGCTGATCACCCGCATCCCCGCGAATCTCGGCGACGTGCTCGCCTTCTACCGCATCGAGCTCGGCAAGCGCGGCTGGCAGGAGCAGCACGATGGCGCGGTGGTCACCGCCGATCGCGTGCACCTCGCCTTCGCCTCCCCGCTCGGCCCGGCCATGCTGGAGCTTGACCGCACGGACACCGGCACCTCGATCCGTCTCGTGCAGCGGAACCGGGACGCCGCAACGAAGGCGCGCGTCATGCCCGAGGCGGGCCGTGCGGCGCTGATGTTCACCAATCTCGGCAGCAAGGACGTCGTCTTCGTTCTCGACAACCGGGCCATCACCCTCCCCGCCCGTGCCGGCAAGGAACGCCCTCAGGCGCCGCTGTTCAATCTGCCGCCCGGCAAATACCCCTACGCGTTGAAGATCGAGGGCCGTCCCGATCGCGACACGACGATCGATCTGGTGGCCGGTGATGCCTGGGACGTCACGGTCGGGCCCGATGGCGAGCTGTGGTCACCGCTCCAGCTGTATTAGGGCATCTTTCGCCACTCCGAACCGTTAGCCGGAAGGACCTCCGGACGGCCTCACCGATCCCGTGAAAACACCGCCTTCGAAGGGCTCGGAACAGGCCCTCGATTCGCGCTTTTTGCAGCGCCCAGAATCGACCCTCGCAAGCCTTGAAAATCGGCCAAAAACACCCATCTTCCCAAAGGGTTGCCGGAAGATACTTTGCGCTAGGCGCAGGCCCTCTTTCATGGCACAAATAACCACCAAATCAGCGCCTTTTGCGCAGCTGATTCGGGCGACATCTCGAAGGCCTCTCATGACAGAACCTGCTCGGCAGCCCGCTGCCGAAAACGAGCCCTCCAACGCGAGCGATTACGGCGCGGAATCGATCCGCGTGCTCAAGGGTCTCGATGCCGTCCGCAAGCGTCCGGGCATGTATATCGGCGACACCGACGACGGCTCGGGCCTGCACCACATGGTCTATGAGGTCGTCGACAACGCGATCGACGAAGCGCTCGCGGGCCATGCCACGCGCGTCGACGTCGTCCTCAATGCGGACAATTCCGTCACCGTGCGCGACGATGGCCGCGGCATTCCCGTCGACATCCACAAGGGCGAAGGCATCTCGGCGGCCGAGGTCATCATGACCCAGCTGCACGCCGGCGGTAAGTTCGACCAGAACTCGTACAAGGTTTCCGGCGGCCTGCACGGCGTCGGCGTCTCCGTCGTCAACGCGCTGTCGAGCAAGCTCGGCCTGCGGATCTGGCGCGACGACAAGGAGCACTACATCGAGTTCGCCCATGGCGATGCGGTCGCACCGCTGAAGGTGGTCGGCGACGCGCCGGGCCGGCGCGGCACCGAGGTGACGTTCCTCGCCTCGACCGAGACGTTCAAGAACGTCGAATATGATTTCGCCACGCTCGAGCATCGCCTGCGCGAGCTCGCCTTCCTCAATTCCGGCGTCAACATCATCCTCTCCGACATGCGTCACGCGGTCGAGAAGCGCGAGGAGATGCATTATTCCGGGGGCGTCGAGGAATTCGTCAAATATCTCGATCGCAACAAGAAGGCCTTGGTGCCGGCGCCGATCATGGTGCGCTCCGAAGCCAACGGCATCGGCGTCGAGGCCGCCTTGTGGTGGAACGACAGCTACCACGAGAACGTGCTGTGCTTCACCAATAACATCCCGCAGCGTGACGGCGGCACCCATCTCGCCGGCTTCCGCGGCGCGCTGACGCGCCAGGTCAACGGCTATGCCGAGGCCAATGCGAAAAAGGAAAAGATCGCGCTGACCGGCGACGATTGCCGCGAAGGCCTCACGGCCGTGCTGTCGGTGAAGGTGCCCGATCCGAAATTCTCGTCGCAGACCAAGGACAAGCTGGTGTCCTCGGAAGTGCGCCCCGTGGTCGAGAACGTCCTCAACGAGGCGCTCCAGGCCTGGTTCGAGGAGCACCCGTCCGAGGCCAAGATGATCGTCGGCAAGGTGATCCAGGCCGCCGCCGCGCGCGAGGCTGCGCGAAAGGCGCGCGAGCTGACGCGCAAGAGCCCGCTCTCGGTCTCCTCGCTGCCCGGCAAGCTCGCCGACTGCCAGGAAAAGGATCCGGCCAAGTCCGAACTGTTCATCGTCGAGGGTGACTCGGCAGGCGGCAGCGCCAAGCAGGGCCGCAACCGCGAATTCCAGGCCGTCTTGCCGCTCCGCGGCAAGATCTTGAACGTCGAGCGCGTCCGCCCCGACAAGATGCTGTCGAGCGAGCAGATCGGCACGCTGATCACCGCGCTCGGCACCGGCATCAGCGACGAGTTCTCGGTCGAGAAGCTGCGCTATCACAAGATCATCGTGATGACGGACGCCGACGTCGACGGCGCCCACATCCGCACGCTGCTCTTGACCTTCTTCTACCGGCAGATGCGCGACATCATCGACGGCGGCTATCTCTATATCGCCCAGCCGCCGCTCTATAAGGTCTCGCGCGGCAAGTCCGAGCAGTATCTGAAGGACGAGCGGGCGCTGGAAGATTATCTGATCGACGCCGGTCTCGATGATTGCGTGTACATCCCCGGCACCGGCGGCGACCGCTCGGGGCGCGATTTGCGCGCGCTGGTCGACGACGCCCGTGTGGTCCGCAGCATCCTGCGCAACCTGCACAGCCGCTATAACCGCAAGGTGGTCGAGCAGGCCGCCATCACCGGCGTGCTGAACAAGTCGGTCTACGGCAACCCCGAGAACGCCACGGCCGCGGCGCAGTACATCGCGACCCGGCTGGACAGCCAGGCCGAGGAGGTCGAGCGCGGCTGGGTCGGGCAATTCGTCGAGGGCCAGGGCTTCCTGTTCGAGCGCACCGTGCGCGGCGTCAAGGAAGCGGCCGTCATCGACGACGCGCTGCTCGGCTCGGTCGAGGCGCGCAAGCTGGACGAGTACACGACCAAGCTCCAGGACGTCTACGCCCGCTCCGGCAAGCTGCGGCGCAAGGACAGCGAGCATGTGGTGCACGGCCCGGTCGATCTGTTCGAGGCGGTCACCGACGCAGGCCGCAAGGGCATCACGCTGCAGCGCTACAAAGGTCTCGGCGAGATGAACCCGGAGCAGCTCTGGGAGACCACACTCGACACCGAGGTGCGCTCGCTGCTGCAGGTGAAGGTCAAGGAGGTCGACGAAGCCGACGACATCTTCACCAAGCTGATGGGCGACGTGGTCGAACCCCGCCGCGATTTCATCCAGGAACACTCGCTCAGCGCGACGATCGATATCTAGCGCGCCGCGGCTTTCACGAAAGGTCGTCATGCCCGGGCTTGTCCCGGGCATCCACGTTCTTCGTGCTCTGGGCAAAGGTGTGGATGGCCGGGTCAAGCCCGGCCATGACGCCGTGGCCCCCCTGAACCTCACCAGCTGCCATCGCGACGAAGGGGCGTAGATCCATTGGCCCATCCCGGCCGGGAAGCGTCGTGCCATGACCGCCTCTGCACCCACCAGTTCCGCCACATCCTCCCGCCGGCTCGGCATCATCGGCAGCATTGTCGGCGTGCTGGCGCTGATGGCGGCGGTGTTGCCACATTGGGTGGTGCCGATGGTGTTTCCACCGCCGCCGGCGGACCAGGTCATCGTCGACACCGGACATCGCATCAAGAACCGCCTGATCGCGCGCGTGAAGGGCGTGGAATATCAGGCGCCCAGAATCGAACAATCCGCTGGACGGAGCTGGAGCGAAACTGCTTCGGCCACCGCGATCTCGCTCGGCCTGCTCGCCATTTTGCTCTCGGTGCTCGCGCTGATCTTCCGCGAGGAACGGCTCCTTGCCGGCGTCGCCGCCGTCCTCGGCACCGGCGCCATTGCGATCGAAATCTCCTTTGTCATGATCGGCGCGCTGATCCTGATCGCGATCCTCTATGTGGTTGGGAACATCATCGGCTTGTTCTGAGGCCCGCCCGCCACAACCTCCGACCCTCATCCTGAGCAGCCCGCGACAGCGGGCGTCTCGAAGGATGGCCGCGAGCGACATCGGGGCTGGCAACACCGCCCGCCACAATTGCTCCCGCGCTCAATTCTCTGTAGTTTCCGCCCGAAACAGCCCGCCCACCCAACAGGACAGAACCAAGTGGCGCCCATCCAGTACATCGTCGAGGGCGGTCACCGGCTCTCGGGCTCGATCGAGCCGTCCGGCAACAAGAACTCGGCGCTGCCGATCATCGCGGCCGCCCTGCTCACCGAGCATCCGGTGACGCTTCAGAACGTGCCGCGGATCCGCGACACCGAGACGCTGGTCGAGCTGGTCCGCTCGGTCGGCGCGTCGGCGGAGTGGACCGAACGCAACACACTTCACATCCACGCCAAGAGCATCCGCGCCGCCGATCTCGACCCTGAACTCTGCGTGCGCATTCGCGCCTCGATCCTGCTCGCCGGTCCCCTGCTGGCGCGCTGCGGCGAATTGATGCTGCCGCCCCCCGGCGGCGACGTCATCGGCCGGCGCCGGCTGGACACGCATGTGCTGGCGCTGGAGCAGCTCGGCGCAAAGGTCACCGCGACCGACCGGCTGGAATTCCGCGCGCCGAAGCTGACGGGTGCGGACGTGTTCCTGGACGAGCCCAGCGTCACCGCGACCGAGAACGCGCTGGTCGCGGCGGTCGCCGCCGACGGCATCACCTATTTGCGCAACGCGGCGTCCGAGCCGCATGTGCAGGACCTCGCCAATTTCCTCGTCGCGCTCGGCGCCAAGATCGAGGGCATCGGCACCAACACCATGACCATCCATGGTCCGGCGACGCTGGGCGGGACGACCTACCGGATCCAGCCGGATCATATCGAGGTCGGCTCGCTGATCGGGCTTGCCGCCGTGACGCGCTCGCCCTTGCGCATCACCCGCGCCGGCGTCGAGCATCTGCGCTCGATCCGCATGGGCTTCGAGCGGCTCGGCATCGTCTGCCGCGTCGAGGGCGACGATCTCATCGTGCCGTCGAACCAGACATTGAAGATCCAGGACGATTTCGGCGGCCACGTGCCGAAGCTCGAAGACCAGCCCTGGCCCGCCTTCCCGGCCGATCTGATGTCGATCGCGATCGTCACCGCCACGCAATGCGAGGGCGTGATCCTGATGTTCGAGAAGATGTTCGAATCCAGGATGTTCTTCGTCGACAAGCTGATCGGAATGGGCGCGCGTATCGTGCTCTGCGATCCGCATCGCGCCATCATCGCCGGCCCAAGCCGCCTGCACGGCGCAACGCTGAGCTCGCCCGACATCCGCGCCGGCATGGCGATGCTGCTTGCGGCTGTCTGCGCCGAGGGCACCTCCACCATCAACAACGCCGACCAGATCGAGCGCGGCTACGAGCGCATCGAGGAACGGCTGAACGCGCTGGGTGCCAAGATCAAGCGCGTGCCGGAGCGGAAGGGCTGAGGGCTCGTTCTTCCTTTTCTGGGAGAACTCTCCGCGACGACAGTATCGTAGGGTGGGCAAAGCGAAGCGTGCCCACGGTTTCTCTCGAAATCATTGATAGGTCGTGGGCACGGCGCAAAATGCGCCTTTGCCCACCCTACGATCTGAGCTAGCGGATAGAGACCCCTCACCCGTCTCGCCGCTCTGCGGCGAGCCACCCTCTCCCACAAGGGGAGACGGAAAAGAAGCACGCAACCCGCACACAAGTCTCGTGCCCCGGATGCAGCGCAGCACGTCAGTGATGCGCTGCTGAGCCGGGGCCCATGCGGCTAAGAGCTGCACGCGTGACTCCTGGGTCGCGGCTCTGCGGAGCAGCGCTGCGCGCTGCATCGCGTCCGGGACACGA
The genomic region above belongs to Bradyrhizobium arachidis and contains:
- the gyrB gene encoding DNA topoisomerase (ATP-hydrolyzing) subunit B, which translates into the protein MTEPARQPAAENEPSNASDYGAESIRVLKGLDAVRKRPGMYIGDTDDGSGLHHMVYEVVDNAIDEALAGHATRVDVVLNADNSVTVRDDGRGIPVDIHKGEGISAAEVIMTQLHAGGKFDQNSYKVSGGLHGVGVSVVNALSSKLGLRIWRDDKEHYIEFAHGDAVAPLKVVGDAPGRRGTEVTFLASTETFKNVEYDFATLEHRLRELAFLNSGVNIILSDMRHAVEKREEMHYSGGVEEFVKYLDRNKKALVPAPIMVRSEANGIGVEAALWWNDSYHENVLCFTNNIPQRDGGTHLAGFRGALTRQVNGYAEANAKKEKIALTGDDCREGLTAVLSVKVPDPKFSSQTKDKLVSSEVRPVVENVLNEALQAWFEEHPSEAKMIVGKVIQAAAAREAARKARELTRKSPLSVSSLPGKLADCQEKDPAKSELFIVEGDSAGGSAKQGRNREFQAVLPLRGKILNVERVRPDKMLSSEQIGTLITALGTGISDEFSVEKLRYHKIIVMTDADVDGAHIRTLLLTFFYRQMRDIIDGGYLYIAQPPLYKVSRGKSEQYLKDERALEDYLIDAGLDDCVYIPGTGGDRSGRDLRALVDDARVVRSILRNLHSRYNRKVVEQAAITGVLNKSVYGNPENATAAAQYIATRLDSQAEEVERGWVGQFVEGQGFLFERTVRGVKEAAVIDDALLGSVEARKLDEYTTKLQDVYARSGKLRRKDSEHVVHGPVDLFEAVTDAGRKGITLQRYKGLGEMNPEQLWETTLDTEVRSLLQVKVKEVDEADDIFTKLMGDVVEPRRDFIQEHSLSATIDI
- the dnaA gene encoding chromosomal replication initiator protein DnaA gives rise to the protein MNTSEQDRWSRVKNRLRTNVGEDVYTSWFARMDLEGVQEESVRLSVPTRFLKSWIQAHYAERVLSCWQAEMPEVHRIDLTVRSAVRPVVAPKEAPAPVETRRAPAPELRSTATAPVSANHDALGGSPLDPRLTFASFVVGRSNTLAHAAARQVAEGRRGDPVMFNPLYIHAGVGLGKTHLLQAVTWAGNSGNERKVLYLTAEKFMYGFVAALKTQTALAFKEALRGIDVLVIDDLQFLQGKSTQAEFCHTLNALIDAGRQVVIAADRPPSDLESLDDRVRSRLAGGLVVEMGSLGEELRHGILKSRVAAARAHHATFDVPEEVLHYLARTITHNGRDLEGAINRLLAHSKLNNQPVTLEMAEREVRDLVRPQEPKRIKIEDIQRVVARQYNVSRSDLLSSRRTANVVRPRQVAMYLAKTLTLRSLPEIGRRFGGRDHTTVLHAVRKIEALVSKDTALSEEVESLKRQLQE
- the dnaN gene encoding DNA polymerase III subunit beta, whose amino-acid sequence is MKVTVERAQLLKSLGHVHRVVERRNTIPILGNVLVRAENAKLSLKATDLDLEVTETLAAETATAGSTTVPAHMFYDIVRKLPDGSQIVLEADGDRAVLAIRAGRSRFTLQTLPENDFPDLAAGDMSHSFSLAAKDVKRLIDRTQFAISTEETRYYLNGIYLHAAGTAKAATLRGVATDGHRLAQLDLVQPKGAEGMPGVIVPRKTVGEVQRLIEDTEAEMTIELSQAKIRFTIGNVVLTSKLIDGTFPDYGRVIPQGNDKELVVDKKDFENAVDRVSTISSERGRAVKLSLSAGKLVLSVTNPDSGSATEELEVEYASDALDIGFNSRYLLDIAAQIEGDVATLKLADPGSPTLVQDKDDKSALYVLMPMRV
- the recF gene encoding DNA replication/repair protein RecF (All proteins in this family for which functions are known are DNA-binding proteins that assist the filamentation of RecA onto DNA for the initiation of recombination or recombinational repair.) gives rise to the protein MTPSRIHRLTLTHFRNYRAAGLETAADMVALVGPNGAGKTNCIEAISFLSPGRGLRRATLEDVADNQGDGSWAVSAQVEGALGLATLGTGIEPPRADATVSRRCRIDREPVGSAAAFGDHIRMVWLTPAMDGLFMGAASERRRFFDRLVLAIDNEHSSRINALERSLRSRNRLLETRNYDDHWCDAIERETAELAVAVAATRGQTAARLTGMLNARAQASAFPSAQIALDGWMENALLEETATSVEDRYRQILRDNRPRDAIAGRTTDGPHLTDLQVVYAPKSMPARDASTGEQKALLIGLVLAHASLVAEMTGIVPLLLLDEVVAHLDPGRRAALFDELRKLGAQVWLTGADPAAFAEIGAGGEVFDVESGRVSARR
- the murA gene encoding UDP-N-acetylglucosamine 1-carboxyvinyltransferase, translating into MAPIQYIVEGGHRLSGSIEPSGNKNSALPIIAAALLTEHPVTLQNVPRIRDTETLVELVRSVGASAEWTERNTLHIHAKSIRAADLDPELCVRIRASILLAGPLLARCGELMLPPPGGDVIGRRRLDTHVLALEQLGAKVTATDRLEFRAPKLTGADVFLDEPSVTATENALVAAVAADGITYLRNAASEPHVQDLANFLVALGAKIEGIGTNTMTIHGPATLGGTTYRIQPDHIEVGSLIGLAAVTRSPLRITRAGVEHLRSIRMGFERLGIVCRVEGDDLIVPSNQTLKIQDDFGGHVPKLEDQPWPAFPADLMSIAIVTATQCEGVILMFEKMFESRMFFVDKLIGMGARIVLCDPHRAIIAGPSRLHGATLSSPDIRAGMAMLLAAVCAEGTSTINNADQIERGYERIEERLNALGAKIKRVPERKG